The stretch of DNA TTGACTACCCGGTTAGTATTCAAACAAACCGGGCGGTTTTTTTGATGGAAGGAATGCAGCTTGCTGTCAGTTTCCTTGATCCGGCTGCTTCATCCGCTGTTTTTTTATTCCGTACTGAAGTGATCGCCCGGGTCAAAAAGAAAATTCCTATGCTTGTATTGCAGGACCCGGGTTTGAATCAATATGTACGCATACAGCGCCGAAAGTTCGTACGGGTCCAAAAAGCGATTGATACAGCGGTCCACTTTGACGGAATGCCGCCTTTTTCTTCGCTGACGGAAGATATTAGTGCAGGCGGCGCAGCGATTGTACTGCCGAATTCTGTTCAGGCAGAGCCTGGGACAGAAGCCATCGTATACGGGGTGATCCCCTCTCAGCAGGCTGAACCCTTCTATTTTGAAGCGAAAGCAGAGCTGGTGCGTACCCATCAGGATGAAAAAAGCGGACGCTGCATTGGTTCCTTCGAATTTAAAGACCTCCCTTATACGGAGCAGCAAATATTAATGCGTTTCTGCTTTGAACAGCAGCTGCGGCTGCGCAGGAAAGGATTGGAATGATAAAGGACCCAT from Domibacillus sp. DTU_2020_1001157_1_SI_ALB_TIR_016 encodes:
- a CDS encoding flagellar brake protein, translating into MLQPGIVLTLEPFEEIDKKEEYRCKVVDIEDGKLFIDYPVSIQTNRAVFLMEGMQLAVSFLDPAASSAVFLFRTEVIARVKKKIPMLVLQDPGLNQYVRIQRRKFVRVQKAIDTAVHFDGMPPFSSLTEDISAGGAAIVLPNSVQAEPGTEAIVYGVIPSQQAEPFYFEAKAELVRTHQDEKSGRCIGSFEFKDLPYTEQQILMRFCFEQQLRLRRKGLE